The Thermaerobacter subterraneus DSM 13965 sequence AGGAGGAGCGGTTCTTCCGCACCCTGGACCAGGGGATGGCGATCCTGGCCGAGGTGATCGAGCGCGCCCGGCAGCGGGGGGACGGCCTGATCCACGGCGAGGAGGCCTTCGTCCTCTACGACACCTACGGATTTCCCCTGGACCTGACGGAGGACGCCGCCGAGGAAGCCGGCCTGCGCGTCGACCGGGAGGGCTTCGAGCGGGCCATGGCCGTCCAGCGCCAGCGGGCCCGGGCGGCGCGGGAAGTGGAGGAGGGCTGGGATCCCGGCTCCCCCCTGGCCCGGGCCCTGGCGGACGAACCGGCCACGGAGTTCACCGGCTACGAGCGCCTGGAAGACGAGGGCACCGTGCGGCTGCTGGTGCGCCGGGACGAACCGGCCGACCGGGCGGACGCCGGCGAGGAGGTCGGGGTGATCCTGGACCGGACGCCCTTCTACGCCGAGCGGGGCGGCCAGGTGGGGGACACCGGCTGGCTCGAGACACCGCGAGCGCGCCTGGAGGTGCTGGACACCCAGCCCTTGCCGGGCGGCCGGATCCTCCACAAGGCGCGGGTGGTGGAGGGTGCGGTCCAGGTGGGCGACCGGGTGCGGGCCCGGGTCGACGCCGCCCGCCGGGCGGCCATCATGCGCAACCACACCGCGACCCACCTGCTGCATGCGGCCCTGAAGCGGGTGCTGGGCGACCACGTCAACCAGGCGGGTTCGCTGGTGGCGCCCGATCGCCTGCGCTTCGACTTCACCCATTTCGAGGCGCCGACGGCCGGCCAGCTGCGGGCCATCGAGGACGAGATCAACCAGCAGATCCTGCGGGGCATTCCGGTGCGCTGGTACTGGACCAGCCTGGAGGAGGCCCTCGAGGCGGGTGCCCTGGCGCTGTTCGGGGAAAAGTACGGGAACGAAGTGCGGGTGGTCCAGATCGGCGACTACAGCCTGGAGCTGTGCGGCGGCACCCACGTGGTCTCGACCAGCGACATCGGCCTGTTCAAGTTCACCGCCGAGGGCAGCGTGGCCGCCGGCGTGCGCCGGGTGGAGGCGGTGACGGGCTGGGGCAGCCTGGAGTACCTGCGGCGGCAGGAGGCGGTCCTGGACCGGCTGGCCGGTACCCTGCGGGTGCCGGTGGACGACCTGCCCGCCCGCCTGGAGGCCCTGGTGGAGAGCCACCGGGAGCTGGAACGCCAGCTGCGCCAGCTGCGCAGCCGGCTGGCCCGCCAGGCGGCGGACGGCCTCCTGGAAGCAGCGCCCCAGCTGGCAGGTGTCCGGGTGATCGCGGGCGAACTACCGGTGGACGATGCCGAGGTGTTGCGCGAGACGGCCGACTACCTGCGGCAGCGGGCCGGGGAGGCCGCCGTCCTGCTGGGGGCCCGGGCTGGCGGGCGGGCGCTGCTGGTGGCGGCGGTGACGCCGGGCGCCCAAGAGCGGGGCCTGCACGCCGGACGCCTGGTGGGCGAGGTGGCCCGCCGCCTGGGCGGTGGCGGTGGCGGGCGTCCCGACCTGGCCCAGGCGGGCGGCCGTGATCCCGGGCGTCTGCCGGAGGCGCTGGAACAGGGCCGGCGCCTGTGGATGGAACAGCTGGCCGGAGGAACGACGGGCGCCGGCCCCAGCTGAGGCCGGCTGCCTGCGGGCACCGTGGGCGCCGCGCCCTCCCCAGGCGCCGGGGCGCCGGCGGGGGCACAGCCGGAGGTAGAAGCCAGGAGCGGAGGCGAAAGGCGTGCACCAAGGAGCGGAACCGGCCCGGCCGGTGACGGACGGCCAGCCCACCATGTACGGGGGCCTGCCCCTGGCCGCATCCGGCTCCGGCCGACCGGCCGACCCGGCGGCCATCCTGGCCGCCGTCTACGAGGCGCTGGAGGAACGCGGCTACGATCCCGTGCGGCAGCTGGCCGGTTACCTGCTCTCGGGCGACCCGGCGTACATCACCAGCCACCGGGGTGCCCGGGCGCTGGTGTCGCGCATCGAACGGGATCAGCTGCTGGCGGAACTGGTCCGCACCTACGTGGCCGGCCTGCGGGCCCGGGCGGCCCGGCGCGAAGCCTGAGGGCGGGCCACCCCGCGGCGGGAGAGACACGGCCTGGAGCCGTGGGGCTCCGAGAGCCGGCCGGCCCCGGGGTCAACGCAGGTGGGCGGCGGCGGCCAGCTGGTGACCGAACCAGGTCCCGAGAAGAAACCCCGCCGCCAGGCTGCCCAGGGCCACTGCCAGCCACAGGGTCTTGAGGCTGGCCACGTAGGCCAGCTCGGCTTTGAATCGCTCCCACCAGCCGGTTCCAGGGCGGGGCTCCGGGGGCATCGGGGCCCCATGCGTGCCGGCGCCCCCGTATTCGCGCCGCCCTGGCCGGCCCGGCCGGCGCCTGCGGCGCAGCCGGGGCGGGTGGGAGCGGGGCGCGGGAACCATCGGCTGGGTCACGGGGTTCACCTCGCTTTGCGCGGAAAGCATCCGGCGCAAGGATCGGACGCGGGCCGGCATCGGGCGTTCCCGTCAAAGGGATTCGTACCGGTGCGGTGACAAGTGCTCTCCCGGGTCGGTTCGTTCCGCCGCCCCAGTTCCGCGCGGACCGGCAGGAAGGAGCAAGCCATGATCCCGTTACGCGACACCATTCGCTCGCGGCGCTTCCCGTGGATCACCGTACTGATCATCGCCCTCAATGTCTATGTGTTTTACGTGGAATGGACCACCGGCCCCACGCCGGAGGCGGGGATCGGCCTCCTGGCGGAGAGGTTCGGGGTCGTTCCCGCCCGCATCCCGCCCCTGGCCCTGCTGCCCCAGGTTGGCCTGGAGCCTTACCTCCCCCTCGTCACGGCCATGTTCCTGCACGGCAGCCTGGTCCACTTGCTGGGCAACATGTTGTTCCTCTGGGTGTTCGGCGACAACGTGGAAGACCGGCTGGGCCGGGGCCGCTATCTCCTGTTCTACCTGCTTGCGGGCTTCCTGGGGAACTACGCCCACGTGGCGGCCAACCCCGGTTCCACCATCCCGACCATCGGTGCCAGCGGCGCGGTGGCCGGCGTGCTGGGAGCGTATTTCCTCGCCTTCCCGCGCTCGCGCATCGTCACCTTGATTTTTCTCTTCATCTTCATTACGGTAGCGGAAGTGCCCGCCTGGGTCTTCCTGCTGGTCTGGTTCGGGCTTCAGGTCCTGAACGGGCTGGCCGCCCTGGGCGCTCCCAATGTGACCCTGGTGGCCTGGTGGGCCCACGTGGCGGGCTTCGTGGCCGGGGCTGCCGGCTGGCTTCTGCTGGCGCCCCGCCGGCGGGAGCCGCGCTGGCTGTGAGGGGCCGGCCGGCCGCAAGCGGGTGAACGGTCATGCGCTGGTTGGGGCTCGATCTGGGCAGCCGCGTCATCGGTGTGGCCATCAGCGACCCCGAGGGGATCCTGGCCCGCCCGCTGGCAAGCCTGCCCCGGCAGGGCGATGACCGGGACATCGCCAGGGTGGTCGAACTGGCCCGCCAACACGGCGCCGAAGGCATCGTGGTCGGCTGGCCCCGGCGGCTGGACGGCCGGCGCGGCCCGGAGGCGGAGGCGGCCGAGGCGTTCGCCGCCGGGCTGCAGGCGGCCGGTGTTTCCCGGGTAACCCTATGGGACGAGCGGCTGTCGACCGTCCAGGCGGAGCGGGTGCTGATCGACGCCGACCTCTCCCGGCGCCGGCGCAAGGCGATCATCGACCGCATGGCGGCTACGGTGATCCTGCAGGCCTTTCTCGAAGCCCAGCGCAGGCAACGGGCAACGGGTGGCGAATCTCCCCGCGGGGCACGCAAGCAACGCCCCGGCGGCGGTGAATGTCTCAGCCAGCAGCCTGTGGAGGAAGGTGGTGGGGCAGTGATGGACCTGCCGGAGGAACGCCGGATCGTCACCTTCCGGGACGAGAACGGCGAGGAGCAGCAGTTCGTGGTCATCGACCTGGTGGAAATGAACGACCGCAAGTATGCCATCGTCGCCGACCCCGACGACGAGGAGGAGGCCTTCATCTTCCGCCTGCTCCACGAGGATGACGGCACGCCGGTCCTGGTCGAGATCGAGGACGACGAGGAGTGGGACGCCGTCGCCGAGGCGTGGGAAGACATGGTGGCCGAGGAAGAAGACGAAGCCTATGCCGACGAGGTCCTCGGTCCCGACGAGGATGAGTGGGAGGAAGAGGACTGGGACGAGGAGGACCTGGACGACGACGTCCTGGACGACGAGGACCTGGACGACCTGGAGGAGCTGGACGGCCTGGACGAGGAGGACGACGAGGAGCCGGCCGAGGATGAGGACGGCGACGACGAGGACGGAGGCGGCCCTTCCGGGCGGCGGCCTTGACCACGCCCCAGGGCGGGGCGACCGCATACCGGCCCCGCGGGGAGCCCGCGGGGCCTTGCCGTTCCCCGCGTGCCGGGGCGCCCCGGCAGGAGGCCCGGCGCCTGTCACGAACCTTGCGGGAGGTGAGGAGGGCGAGCGGTGCGGCGCACCATCTGGCGGGTCGTGGGGGCGGTCCTGGCGGCGGCGCTGGTGCTGGCCGCCGGGACGGCCGGCTGGCTCTACCACCGGTATGTCAACGCCCTGGAGCCACCCCGGCCGGGGTCGCCCGTCACCACGGTGGTGCGGGTCCCCCGAGGGGCGTCCACCGCGGAGATCGCCGGCCTCCTCCACCGGCAGGGATTGATCCGGGATCCGCTTGCCTTCCGCGTCCTGGTCCGGCTGCAAGGGTACGACGGGCGCCTGCGGGCCGGGGTCTACCGCTTGAGTCCCGGCATGCCGGCCCAAGCCGTGCTGGACAAGCTGGCGCGCGGCGACATCCTCACCGCCCGCTTCACCATTCCCGAAGGGTGGACGGTGGCCCAGGTTGTCGAACACCTGGCGGCCGAGGGCCTGGTGACCCGGGAAAGCTTTCGCGCCGCCCTGGACCGGGCGGCCGCGGACTGGCCCTACCTGCCCCGGGATGCCGGCACCCGCAACGCCCTGAAGGAGCCCCTGGAAGGGTACCTCTTCCCCGATACCTACCGGGTGCCCGTGGACGAGCACGGCCGTGCCGATCCGGCCCTGGTGGTGCGGCTCATGCTGGACCGGTTCCGGCAGGTGGTGGGTCCGGAGGAGGAGGCCCGGGCCCGGCAGATGGGCTTGAGCGTGCACCAGGTCATCACCCTGGCCTCCATCGTGGAGCGGGAGGCCCGTGTGGCGGAGGAGCGGCCGGTCATCGCCGGCGTGTACCTCAACCGGCTGGAGCGCAACATGACGCTGGATGCCGACCCCACCGTGCTGTACGCCCTGGGCCGGACCTCCGGCCGGCTCACCTACGCCGACCTGCGGGTCGATTCACCCTACAACACCTACCGCTACCCCGGCCTCCCGCCGGGCCCCATCGGTGCCCCGGGGGAGGCCGCCATCCGCGCCGTTCTCCACCCGGCCGACGTGGACTACCTGTACTTCGTCCTGCGCCCGGACGGTTCGGGGCGGCACCAGTTCGCCCGCACCCTGGCGGAGCACAACCGCAACGTCCGTGCCTACCGCCAGTCCCTCCAGGAGCAGGACCCGCCGGCGGGCCAGGACCGGAACCCGGACCGCTGAGGCCACCGCCCAAATCCGCCCCGGGACAGGTACAGCGGCATCCCGGCATGCATAGCGTGGCAGTGCCCCGCCTGCTGGCCGGCGGCGCGCAGCCGGCCGGTTCGTCCAGCGAACGGGAACAGCCGGCGCCCCCGGCCGGCGCGACCGGGAACCGGGGGCCTTACCCGTACAAGGAGGCGCTGCCATGGGACCCGGATGGCTGCTGCTCCTGGGGGCTGCGCTGGTGCGCGGCCTGCTCTACCTGGTCGGCTACCTGCAGACCGGTCGCAGTTTCCCCCAGCCCCTTTCCCCCGAGGAAGAGGCTCACTACCTGGAGCGCATGCGCTGCGGTGACGAGAGGGCACGGGAGGTGCTGATCGAACGCAACCTCCGGCTGGTGGCCCATATCGCCAAGAAGTTCGACGAAACCGGCGAGGATCCCGAGGACCTGATCAGCATCGGTACCGTCGGCCTGATCAAGGGAGTGGACACCTACGACCCCTCCAAGGGCACGCGGCTGGCCACCTACGCCGCCCGCTGCATCGAGAACGAGATCCTGATGCACCTGCGGGCCACCCGCCGCAACCGCCGGGAGGTGTTCCTGCAGAACCCCATCGGCGTCGACCGGGAGGGCAACGAGGTGACCCTGATGGACATGTTGCCCGCCGACGAGGACGCCGTGGAGGAGACGGTGGGCCGCCGCCTCCTGGCCCGGAGGATCCGCGAGGCGGTCCGAGAGCTGGGCCCGCGGGAACGCCGGGTGCTCGAGCTCCGCTTCGGCCTGGACGGCCGGCGCCGCTACACCCAGCGGGAGGTGGCGCGGGTGCTGGGCATCTCCCGGTCCTACGTCTCCCGCATCGAGAAGCGGGCGGTGCGCAAGCTGACCCGTCACGTGCTGGACGAACCCGGCCCCTTACCCGAGCCTGCCGGCGAGGGTGACGAGCCCTAGAATCGCCGTATAATGGGGCGGGATGCTGGGAAAGGAGCCCCTGCTGTGCGGCGGTTGTGGCGGCTCTTGACGCCGGATCTGGTGGCCCCCTCGATCTATGCCATCCGCTGGGATGCGTTGCGCGCCCGCGGGGTGCGGGGCCTGATCCTCGACCTGGACAACACCCTGGCCCGTCGCGATCAGCCCCTGCCCGACGAGGCCCTGCGCCGCTGGCTGGACGAGGCCCGGCAGCAGGGCTTCGCCGTGTGCATCCTCTCCAACAACCTGGAACAGCGGGTGCAGCGCTTCGCCCGGGCCTGCGGCGTCCCCGCGGTCCACTCGGCCACCAAGCCTCGCCGGCGCGCCTTCCTCCGCGCCCTCCAGACCATCGGCACCGAGCCTGCCCAGGCGGCGGTGATCGGCGACCAGATCTTCACCGACGTCCTGGGCGGCAATCGCCTGGGGATGGTCACGGTGCTGGTCACGCCCCTGCCCGGTCGCGAGTTCATCGGCACCCGCCTGGTGCGGCTGGTGGAGCGGTGGGTCCTCCGGCGGCTGGTCCCGCCGGGCGGCCCCCCGGCATGACCGGGGGCCGGCGGTGGCCTTGGCCTGCCCTTAATGGCTTTTCCCCTCGCTCCGATAATCCGGGAAGAATCCCGATCATCCGGGAAGAACGGGGCACCGGCGCCCGCCGGCGTCCGGTGCCGGCCGGCGGTGGTGCGGGTGGAGGCGGCGGTCCCGGGTTCCCTCGACCCCGTGGCGCTGGACCGGGTCCTGCGCGAGACCCTGACGGCCGTGGAGCGCGGGCGGGAACAGGTCTTCTTCATCGCCGAGCAGGCCCGGGAGGAATACCGGGAAGCGGCCCGAGAGCTGGACGAGGTCCGGGCGCAGGTGGCAGAGCTCATCGCCCAGGTGGACGGCCTGGCCCGCCGGCAGCAGCAGGCCCGGCTGCGGCTGGTGGAGATCTCCCGCCACTTCCAGCGCTACGGCGAGGAAGCCTACCGCGAAGCCTACGAGGAGGCGATGCGGCTCCACGAGGAATGGGTACGGGCCCAGGAGCGGGAAGCCCAGCTGCGCCACCGCCGGGACGAGCTGGAACGGCGGTTGCGCCGCCTGGGCGAGACGGTGCGGCGGGCGGAGGAGCTGGCCGGTCACATCCGCCTGGCGCTGGAGCTGCTGTCGGGCAAGCTGGGGCAGCTTTTGGGCCAGGCGGCGGACCTCCAGCGGCGGCTGCAGGTGGGCCTGATGCTGCTCCAGGCCCAGGAGGAAGAGCGGCGCCGGCTGGCCCGGGACATCCACGACGGCCCTGCCCAGATGCTGGCCAACGTGGTGTTGCGGGTCGAGGTCTGCCAGCGGCTTCTGGACGAGGACGTGGGCCGCGCCCGGGAGGAACTGGAGCGCCTCAAGGCCCTGACCCGGGAGAGCCTGCAGGACGTGCGCAAGATCATCTTCGACCTGCGGCCCATGGCCCTGGACGACCTGGGGCTGATTCCGGCCCTCCGGCAGTATGTGGCGGGCTTCGTCGACAAGACCGGACTCGAGGTGGAGCTGGTGACCCGCGGGGCGGCCCGCCGGCTCGACCCCGCCGTGGAGATCACGGTCTACCGCGTCCTTCAGGAAGCGCTGAACAACGTGTGGAAGCATGCCGGCGCCAGCCGGGTGGTCATGCGGGTGGAGTTCGCCGCACGGCGGCTGTGGGCGGAGGTAGCCGACGACGGCTGCGGGTTCGACCCCGCAGCGCCCCGCGGCGCCGATCGCTTTGGTCTGGCCAACATGCAGGAGCGGGTGGCCATGGTGGGCGGCCGCATCGACATCCAGAGCCGCCCGGGGCAGGGCACGCGGGTGCGCCTTGAGATCCCGCTGGGGAGGGAAGAAGACGGCCATGCCGATCCGGGTCCTGATCGCTGACGACCACGCCCTCCTGCGGGAGGGCCTGCGCCAGGTGCTCCACCTGGAACCGGACATCGAGGTGGTGGGCGAGGCGCGCAACGGGGCCGAGGCCGTCCGCCACGCCGCCCGGTTGCGGCCCGACCTGGTGGTGATGGACATCAACCTGCCCGACATGTCGGGCATCGAGGCGACCCGGCAGATCCGGGCGGCCTCCGCCTCGACCCAGGTGCTGGTGCTGACCATCCACGACCAGGAGGAGTACCTGCTGGAGGCCATTGCCGCCGGTGCCAGCGGGTTCGTCCTGAAGGACGTGGAGCCCCGCACCCTGGTGGAGGCGGTGCGCCTGTGTTGCCGGGGCGAGGGTTACGTCCACCCCACCCTGTCGGCTCGTGTCCTCAACCTGGGCACGCGGCGGCGGGAGCGGTGGACCCCCCTGGGCGGGGGCATCCCCGAGCCCCTGACCCGCCGGGAGTTCGAGGTGCTGCAGCTGGTGGCGGAGGGCGTTTCGAACCGGGAGATCGGCCAGCGGCTCTTCATCAGCGAAAAGACGGTGAAGAACCACATCACCTCGATCTTCCGCAAGCTGGGCGTGGCCGACCGCACCCAGGCGGTGATCCACGCCATCCGGGAGGGCTGGGTCAAGGTCTAGCGGAGCGCGGTGAACGGGGAGACGAACCGGCTGGGTGGGGGCGGCCGGCCCGGAGGGGGCCGGCCGCCCCGCTGCTGTGCGCCCGGCATGGGCGAGTGCTAAGGGGTGAAAGTCCCCTGCGGAGGGTGGCCCCGTACAACCGCTAGCCGAAGGCAAGGGTGCCCGCGGCGACGCGGGATCCGAAGGAAGCCGGAGGCAAAGTCGCGACCCGACGACCAGGAACCGCGGGCGAGGCAGCGCCGACTGGGCGAGCCGGCAGCACACGGCGAAGCCCGAGATGGGCCGAAGGGCGGCGCTGTAAACGCGGCGGGTGTGCGACGAAAGTACTCGTCCTTACCCGGGGAGGCCTGCCGGCAGGCCAGCATGGATGGCAACCCGTGACCGCAAGGCGCGACTGAGCCGGCAGGAGTCAGCAGAGGCCATAGTACCGCTGGCAATGCCGGCGGGAAGGGCCGAACGTCGAGTCCGGGAGGGTGCGGGCGCGTTCGCGCCGGGTGCAAGGAGAGCAGCCAACCCGAGAGGGTCTCGCTCAGGAGGCGGTGGTGAATCCCTCCGGGGCCTGTGCGAGAGCGGAGCACCTGGCCGGGACAGACCGGCGACCCCCCCAGCGGAGGGCGTGGTAGTGTGGACCTGATGGAGCAGGTGGTGGCCCGGGAGAACATGTGGGCCGCCCTGCGACGGGTGGAGCAGAACCGGGGCGCACCGGGCGTCGACGGCATGACCGTCGAGCAGTTGCGCGGTTTTCTGCGGGAGCAGTGGTCGCAGGTGCGTGCCCAACTGCTGGCGGGAACCTACAAGCCGCAGCCGGTCCGCCGGGTGGAGATTCCCAAGCCCGGGGGCGGCACGCGCCTACTGGGTATCCCGACCGTCCTGGACCGCCTGATCCAGCAGGCTTTGCTGCAGGTGCTGACGCCGATCTTCGACCCCGACTTTTCGGAGCACAGTTACGGCTTTCGGCCGGGACGTTCCGCTCACCAGGCGGTCGAAGCGGCGCGGCGGCACGTCGAGGAAGGGTACGCCTGGGTGGTCGACCTGGACCTCGAACAGTTCTTTGACCGGGTGAACCATGACGTCCTGATGGCCCGGGTGATGCGGAAGGTTGCGGACAAGCGCGTCCGGATGCTCATCCGCCGCTACCTGCAGGCCGGCGTGATGGTCGGCGGGGTGAAGGTGCGGACGGAGGAAGGTACGCCCCAAGGCGGCCCCCTGAGCCCGCTTTTGGCCAACATCCTGCTGGACGAGCTGGACAAGGAGCTGGAGCGGCGGGGACACCGCTTCGTCCGTTACGCGGACGACTGCAACATCTACGTTCGCTCGGAACGGGCGGGGCACCGGGTCATGGCGGGAGTGCGACGCTTCCTCGAAAAGCGGCTGAGGCTCAAGATCAACGAGCAAAAGAGCGCGGTGGACCGGCCCTGGCGACGCAAGTTCCTCGGCTTCAGCATGTACCGCGGCCGGGAAGGCATCCGCCTGCGCGTGGCCCCGCAAACGGTGCAGCGGCTCAAAGACCGCATCCGCGGCCTGACGAGCCGGACCTGGCCGGTTTCCATGCCCGAGCGCATCCGCCGGATCAATGCCTATCTGCGGGGCTGG is a genomic window containing:
- the alaS gene encoding alanine--tRNA ligase, with amino-acid sequence MPAAEIRERFLRFFERHGHTIVPSSSLVPKDDPTLLFTNAGMVQFKDVFTGKEKVPYKRATTAQKCMRAGGKHNDLENVGKTARHHTFFEMLGNFSFGDYFKREAIHFAWTFLTEELGLPRERLWATIFRDDDEAFGLWQEVTGIPAERIVRLGEKDNFWAMGDTGPCGPCSEIVYDRGEEFRCDAEVCGIGACDCDRWLEIWNLVFMQFNRDESGRLEPLPRPSIDTGMGLERIASVMQGVGSNFDTDLFRPLLRAVEDLTGRPYDGGEAGFPFRVIADHARACTFLIADGVLPSNEGRGHVLRRILRRAVRFGRILGLEEPFLYRLVDTVGEVMGDAYPEVRQRADYVRRVIRGEEERFFRTLDQGMAILAEVIERARQRGDGLIHGEEAFVLYDTYGFPLDLTEDAAEEAGLRVDREGFERAMAVQRQRARAAREVEEGWDPGSPLARALADEPATEFTGYERLEDEGTVRLLVRRDEPADRADAGEEVGVILDRTPFYAERGGQVGDTGWLETPRARLEVLDTQPLPGGRILHKARVVEGAVQVGDRVRARVDAARRAAIMRNHTATHLLHAALKRVLGDHVNQAGSLVAPDRLRFDFTHFEAPTAGQLRAIEDEINQQILRGIPVRWYWTSLEEALEAGALALFGEKYGNEVRVVQIGDYSLELCGGTHVVSTSDIGLFKFTAEGSVAAGVRRVEAVTGWGSLEYLRRQEAVLDRLAGTLRVPVDDLPARLEALVESHRELERQLRQLRSRLARQAADGLLEAAPQLAGVRVIAGELPVDDAEVLRETADYLRQRAGEAAVLLGARAGGRALLVAAVTPGAQERGLHAGRLVGEVARRLGGGGGGRPDLAQAGGRDPGRLPEALEQGRRLWMEQLAGGTTGAGPS
- a CDS encoding IreB family regulatory phosphoprotein → MYGGLPLAASGSGRPADPAAILAAVYEALEERGYDPVRQLAGYLLSGDPAYITSHRGARALVSRIERDQLLAELVRTYVAGLRARAARREA
- a CDS encoding rhomboid family intramembrane serine protease, with the protein product MIPLRDTIRSRRFPWITVLIIALNVYVFYVEWTTGPTPEAGIGLLAERFGVVPARIPPLALLPQVGLEPYLPLVTAMFLHGSLVHLLGNMLFLWVFGDNVEDRLGRGRYLLFYLLAGFLGNYAHVAANPGSTIPTIGASGAVAGVLGAYFLAFPRSRIVTLIFLFIFITVAEVPAWVFLLVWFGLQVLNGLAALGAPNVTLVAWWAHVAGFVAGAAGWLLLAPRRREPRWL
- the ruvX gene encoding Holliday junction resolvase RuvX, which produces MRWLGLDLGSRVIGVAISDPEGILARPLASLPRQGDDRDIARVVELARQHGAEGIVVGWPRRLDGRRGPEAEAAEAFAAGLQAAGVSRVTLWDERLSTVQAERVLIDADLSRRRRKAIIDRMAATVILQAFLEAQRRQRATGGESPRGARKQRPGGGECLSQQPVEEGGGAVMDLPEERRIVTFRDENGEEQQFVVIDLVEMNDRKYAIVADPDDEEEAFIFRLLHEDDGTPVLVEIEDDEEWDAVAEAWEDMVAEEEDEAYADEVLGPDEDEWEEEDWDEEDLDDDVLDDEDLDDLEELDGLDEEDDEEPAEDEDGDDEDGGGPSGRRP
- the mltG gene encoding endolytic transglycosylase MltG; protein product: MRRTIWRVVGAVLAAALVLAAGTAGWLYHRYVNALEPPRPGSPVTTVVRVPRGASTAEIAGLLHRQGLIRDPLAFRVLVRLQGYDGRLRAGVYRLSPGMPAQAVLDKLARGDILTARFTIPEGWTVAQVVEHLAAEGLVTRESFRAALDRAAADWPYLPRDAGTRNALKEPLEGYLFPDTYRVPVDEHGRADPALVVRLMLDRFRQVVGPEEEARARQMGLSVHQVITLASIVEREARVAEERPVIAGVYLNRLERNMTLDADPTVLYALGRTSGRLTYADLRVDSPYNTYRYPGLPPGPIGAPGEAAIRAVLHPADVDYLYFVLRPDGSGRHQFARTLAEHNRNVRAYRQSLQEQDPPAGQDRNPDR
- the sigK gene encoding RNA polymerase sporulation sigma factor SigK, coding for MGPGWLLLLGAALVRGLLYLVGYLQTGRSFPQPLSPEEEAHYLERMRCGDERAREVLIERNLRLVAHIAKKFDETGEDPEDLISIGTVGLIKGVDTYDPSKGTRLATYAARCIENEILMHLRATRRNRREVFLQNPIGVDREGNEVTLMDMLPADEDAVEETVGRRLLARRIREAVRELGPRERRVLELRFGLDGRRRYTQREVARVLGISRSYVSRIEKRAVRKLTRHVLDEPGPLPEPAGEGDEP
- a CDS encoding YqeG family HAD IIIA-type phosphatase, whose product is MRRLWRLLTPDLVAPSIYAIRWDALRARGVRGLILDLDNTLARRDQPLPDEALRRWLDEARQQGFAVCILSNNLEQRVQRFARACGVPAVHSATKPRRRAFLRALQTIGTEPAQAAVIGDQIFTDVLGGNRLGMVTVLVTPLPGREFIGTRLVRLVERWVLRRLVPPGGPPA
- a CDS encoding sensor histidine kinase: MEAAVPGSLDPVALDRVLRETLTAVERGREQVFFIAEQAREEYREAARELDEVRAQVAELIAQVDGLARRQQQARLRLVEISRHFQRYGEEAYREAYEEAMRLHEEWVRAQEREAQLRHRRDELERRLRRLGETVRRAEELAGHIRLALELLSGKLGQLLGQAADLQRRLQVGLMLLQAQEEERRRLARDIHDGPAQMLANVVLRVEVCQRLLDEDVGRAREELERLKALTRESLQDVRKIIFDLRPMALDDLGLIPALRQYVAGFVDKTGLEVELVTRGAARRLDPAVEITVYRVLQEALNNVWKHAGASRVVMRVEFAARRLWAEVADDGCGFDPAAPRGADRFGLANMQERVAMVGGRIDIQSRPGQGTRVRLEIPLGREEDGHADPGPDR
- a CDS encoding response regulator; translation: MPIRVLIADDHALLREGLRQVLHLEPDIEVVGEARNGAEAVRHAARLRPDLVVMDINLPDMSGIEATRQIRAASASTQVLVLTIHDQEEYLLEAIAAGASGFVLKDVEPRTLVEAVRLCCRGEGYVHPTLSARVLNLGTRRRERWTPLGGGIPEPLTRREFEVLQLVAEGVSNREIGQRLFISEKTVKNHITSIFRKLGVADRTQAVIHAIREGWVKV
- the ltrA gene encoding group II intron reverse transcriptase/maturase; translated protein: MEQVVARENMWAALRRVEQNRGAPGVDGMTVEQLRGFLREQWSQVRAQLLAGTYKPQPVRRVEIPKPGGGTRLLGIPTVLDRLIQQALLQVLTPIFDPDFSEHSYGFRPGRSAHQAVEAARRHVEEGYAWVVDLDLEQFFDRVNHDVLMARVMRKVADKRVRMLIRRYLQAGVMVGGVKVRTEEGTPQGGPLSPLLANILLDELDKELERRGHRFVRYADDCNIYVRSERAGHRVMAGVRRFLEKRLRLKINEQKSAVDRPWRRKFLGFSMYRGREGIRLRVAPQTVQRLKDRIRGLTSRTWPVSMPERIRRINAYLRGWLAYFRIADMAVLLRNVEGWLRRRLQACLWKQWKRPRTRLRELRALGHPEWRVRQWALSRRGYWAMAGGPLNSALGKPYWLAQGLLSLTRCYHELRRA